The genomic DNA AGGACGTCTCGATCAACATCGGGGACGGGCAGACAATCTCGCAGCCGCGCGTGGTGGCGCTGATGACAGAGGCGGCCCGCGTCGAGCCGGACAACAGGGTGCTCGAGATCGGCACCGGCTCCGGCTACCAGGCGGCGGTGCTGGCGAAGCTCGCCCGCTTCGTGTTCACGGTGGAGCGGATCCCGTCGCTGGCGCGCGCGGCCAAGCAGCGGCTCGACAGCCTCGGCATCGAGAACGTCAGCGTCAAGGTGATGGACGGCACGCTGGGCTGGAGCTCCCAGGCGCCCTACGACGCGATCCTGGTGACGGCCGCGGCCCCGGAGTTTCCCCAGCCGCTGCTCGAGCAGCTCGTGGACGGCGGCCGGCTGGTGATCCCGGTCGGTTCGCTCGAGAGCCAGGCGCTGTGGGTGGCCGAGCGGCGCGGCGACCGCGCCCGTCGCCGCCAGCTCCAGAACGCCTGCTTCGTGCCCCTGATCGGGCGCCACGGCTGGCAGGAGGGGAACCAGTGAGTGAGCGGCGCGGCGACGTCGACGCGGGTGGGTGAGGGGCGATGCGCGAGCGCCGCCGCTACCGGGTGTTCGGCGACGTCCAGGGCGTTGGCTACCGGGCCTTCGCCTGGCGGGAGGCGCTTCGGATCGGTGTCGCCGGCTGGGTGCGCAACCGCGTCGACGGGTCGGTCGAGGTGCTCGCCGAGGGGTCGGCCCTGCAGCACGACCAGCTCACGGTCGCCCTCGCGGCGGGGCCGCGGATGTCGAGCGTGGAGCGCGTCGAGCAGCGCGGCGAGACGGCGGACGGCGAGCCGCTGGTCGGCTTCACCGTGCTTGGTGACGCATGATCCGCCGGCTGGGCGCTGCCCGCTCCTCGCCGCCCGGCAGCCTCGCCTCGGTGCTCGAGCGCGCGGTCGCGGACGGCGCCCCGGAGCCGTCGTGGGCCGCGGTGGAGGACCCGGCCGGCGCGTGGCTCCACGCCGTCGCCGCGCTGCCGGCTGCCGAGCGGGCCCGCGGCGTGGTCGCGGTCACGACCGAGGAAGCGCTGGTGCTGGCGGCCCGGCTCGGGGTCGGTGGTGCGCTCTGGCTGCCGCCGTCGCTGGCCGGAGCGATGGACGCGCTGCAGGCGGCGGCAGCTCCCGTGGCCCCGGGTGGTCACCCCGACGTCGGGCCGGTCGACATGGTCGCAGCCGGCGAACGTGACCTGATCGCCGTCAGCTGGGCCCGCCGCGCGTTCTGGCGCCGCCAGCTGGGCGAGCCCGAGATGGCGGCGCTGCTCGCCGCCCTCGCCGACGTGCTCGGCGTGCTTCCAGCGGTGGTGCCCTGGCCGGCCCTGGTCATGCCGGCGGGGCCGGCCGAGGTGGAGATCGAGGCAGCCTGGCGCCGCGTCACCGGCGAGCGGCAGCTGCCGTCGGAGGGCGCCGAGGTGATCCCGGTCGGCCGGCCGCGGTACCACGGGGACATCGCCGCGGCCGCGATGCGGGCGCTCCTCGACCACGTTGGCCGGGCGCCGGAGCCCTCCTCGTGGAGCTTCCCGCGACCCGTCCACGAGCTGCCGAGCGGGCGGCGGGTGGGCTGGTGGTCTCCCGGGGACTGCGACGCCACGGCAGGCGAGGGGGAGTGGGTGGCGGTGCCAGCCGAGGCGTCGGAGGTGGGGTTTCACTGGCGGCTGCGCTTCGCCGACGGTGGAGAGAGCGAGGTCGTGGACGCGCTCGGGACGCCCTCCACCCTGGGCGCGGCGCTCCGG from Thermoanaerobaculales bacterium includes the following:
- a CDS encoding protein-L-isoaspartate(D-aspartate) O-methyltransferase, which gives rise to MTSADRHAYRRQRMVELLRHGGVADERVLAAMAEVPRHQFVPPSYRNQAYSEDVSINIGDGQTISQPRVVALMTEAARVEPDNRVLEIGTGSGYQAAVLAKLARFVFTVERIPSLARAAKQRLDSLGIENVSVKVMDGTLGWSSQAPYDAILVTAAAPEFPQPLLEQLVDGGRLVIPVGSLESQALWVAERRGDRARRRQLQNACFVPLIGRHGWQEGNQ
- a CDS encoding acylphosphatase, which produces MRERRRYRVFGDVQGVGYRAFAWREALRIGVAGWVRNRVDGSVEVLAEGSALQHDQLTVALAAGPRMSSVERVEQRGETADGEPLVGFTVLGDA